In a single window of the Paenibacillus sp. MMS20-IR301 genome:
- the uraD gene encoding 2-oxo-4-hydroxy-4-carboxy-5-ureidoimidazoline decarboxylase codes for MPVPADRLTLEQINVMERTEFVESLGGIFEHSPWVAEGTYGQQPFVSVQQLHDSMVDTARNAEGEQILGLLRAHPDLATRLEVSPLSAAEQQGAGLTRLTPEEFAQLTELNKAYTEKFGFPFILAVRGKNKEDIISSIAERVHRSVQEELEQALREISRITRFRLDDLLNVE; via the coding sequence ATGCCTGTACCGGCGGATAGATTAACACTGGAGCAGATTAACGTTATGGAACGGACGGAGTTTGTGGAGAGCCTGGGCGGGATTTTTGAGCACTCACCCTGGGTAGCGGAAGGGACTTACGGGCAGCAGCCGTTTGTATCGGTGCAGCAGCTGCATGACTCCATGGTGGATACAGCGCGGAATGCGGAAGGTGAGCAGATACTTGGGCTGCTGCGGGCCCATCCTGATCTGGCAACCAGGCTTGAGGTCAGTCCGCTGTCGGCAGCGGAGCAGCAGGGGGCGGGCCTTACCCGGCTGACACCGGAGGAATTCGCGCAGCTGACGGAGCTGAACAAGGCCTATACTGAGAAATTCGGGTTCCCGTTCATCCTGGCTGTGCGCGGCAAAAATAAAGAAGATATTATAAGCTCCATCGCTGAGCGGGTTCACCGTTCTGTGCAGGAGGAGCTGGAGCAGGCGCTGCGGGAAATCAGCCGGATTACCCGCTTCAGGCTGGATGATCTGCTGAATGTGGAATAG
- a CDS encoding ABC transporter permease, with protein MSSNTGSETAVLKPLPDKGGKWYSLRLEYDSSRTRSPWWTPILSVILALLLCAVFIAANGMSPLVVYEKMFRGAFGTSYGFTETMVKAIPLLLCGLGIAVAYRISVWNIGAEGQLTVGAMAATAVTIYFPDLPSFWSITLMLVFGTAAGALWGLMTAVPRTHFGVNELITSLMLNYVALLALDYVVFGPWKDPKGFNFPGSPMFTAAQSLPVLGSTRLHIGLIFGLVAVLIYYLMIKFTRWGYELRLIGANPTAARYAGIHIRKHIIIVMLISGGLAGIAGMAEVSGVTHKLMQGISPGYGYTAIIVAWLAKLNPLGLIVTSVLFGGLIVGGYSVQTIGLPSSISEMLQGAILFFLIAGDMIHRFRVRRNA; from the coding sequence ATGAGTTCGAATACCGGAAGTGAGACTGCAGTGCTGAAGCCCCTGCCGGATAAAGGCGGGAAGTGGTACTCCCTCAGGCTGGAATATGATTCAAGCCGTACCCGTTCACCCTGGTGGACGCCTATTTTATCAGTAATACTGGCCTTGCTCCTCTGCGCGGTGTTCATTGCAGCCAACGGCATGAGCCCGCTGGTCGTCTATGAGAAAATGTTCCGCGGCGCCTTCGGGACCTCCTACGGCTTCACAGAAACGATGGTCAAAGCCATACCGCTGCTGCTCTGCGGACTTGGTATTGCGGTGGCTTACCGGATCTCCGTCTGGAATATCGGTGCAGAGGGCCAATTGACTGTAGGGGCCATGGCGGCTACAGCGGTAACGATTTATTTTCCCGACCTGCCTTCATTCTGGTCCATTACGCTGATGCTGGTCTTCGGCACCGCTGCCGGAGCGCTCTGGGGCCTCATGACGGCTGTTCCGCGGACGCATTTCGGGGTCAATGAGCTGATTACCTCGCTGATGCTTAACTATGTGGCGCTGCTTGCGCTTGATTATGTGGTATTCGGTCCATGGAAGGACCCGAAGGGCTTCAACTTCCCGGGCTCGCCGATGTTCACCGCCGCACAGTCGCTGCCTGTACTGGGAAGCACACGGCTGCATATCGGCCTGATATTTGGCCTGGTGGCTGTTCTTATCTATTATCTGATGATTAAATTCACCCGCTGGGGGTATGAGCTGCGCCTGATTGGTGCTAATCCTACAGCAGCCCGCTATGCCGGGATTCATATCAGGAAGCACATCATCATCGTCATGCTGATCAGCGGCGGTCTTGCCGGGATTGCGGGTATGGCTGAGGTGTCAGGGGTTACGCATAAGCTGATGCAGGGGATATCGCCGGGGTACGGCTACACGGCAATTATCGTTGCCTGGCTGGCTAAGCTGAATCCGCTGGGCCTCATTGTTACTTCGGTTCTGTTCGGCGGACTGATCGTCGGCGGCTACAGTGTACAGACCATCGGACTGCCTTCGTCTATCTCGGAAATGCTACAGGGTGCTATCCTGTTCTTCCTGATTGCCGGCGACATGATCCACCGTTTCCGTGTCCGCCGGAATGCATAA
- a CDS encoding Zn-dependent hydrolase, with the protein MDPARRICRAGAMKPPVHNVPAGELLKLLDELAAFSVPGPGVTRLLYTPEWCGAQLFLQQRMKSLGLEVRQDRVGNIYGRLSGSGAAAAEQVILTGSHIDTVVNGGRYDGAYGIAAAVTVLHYLQQTFGRPLRSLEVVSFSEEEGSRFPLTFWGSGNVTGLYDGSSREDIADAEGVTLGAAMKACGLGGEAASAGVSAETAAAGGKDYDDAGADGAGAAGTGSVDTGSAVTGPAGSAAVTISRPLRSDIAAYLELHIEQGIVLERSARQIGVVQAIAGQRRYRVTVSGTANHAGTTPMGLRRDALAGSAEMLLALERSAAEEGDPLVATTGRLEVYPGTPNVIPGEVQFTLDIRHSDAGILERYCPQVLEEFAAIAARRGLKLEIQPVLMTTPAPMDKELCAALEQVCLEQGKTYLRMVSGAGHDAQLFAPLCPAAMIFVPSRGGISHAPDEYTPPEELAAGMQVLAAILYKLAYTEEGVIEDRG; encoded by the coding sequence ATGGATCCGGCCCGGCGGATCTGCCGGGCCGGTGCTATGAAGCCGCCGGTTCATAATGTTCCCGCCGGTGAGCTGCTGAAGCTGCTGGATGAACTGGCGGCCTTCAGTGTCCCGGGTCCTGGGGTTACCCGGCTGCTGTACACTCCGGAATGGTGCGGGGCTCAGCTTTTTTTGCAGCAGAGAATGAAGTCGCTTGGACTGGAGGTCAGGCAGGACCGGGTTGGCAATATATACGGCCGGTTGTCCGGTTCGGGGGCTGCTGCGGCAGAACAAGTTATCCTGACCGGCTCGCATATTGATACTGTAGTGAACGGCGGACGGTATGACGGCGCCTATGGGATCGCGGCAGCGGTCACCGTGCTGCATTATCTGCAGCAGACCTTCGGCCGGCCGCTGCGCAGCTTAGAGGTAGTATCCTTCAGTGAGGAGGAGGGCAGCCGGTTTCCGCTGACCTTCTGGGGTTCGGGGAATGTTACCGGGCTCTATGACGGCAGCAGCCGTGAGGATATTGCTGATGCCGAAGGCGTAACGCTCGGAGCGGCGATGAAGGCTTGCGGTCTGGGCGGAGAGGCTGCGTCAGCCGGAGTCTCGGCTGAGACCGCAGCAGCGGGCGGGAAAGACTATGATGATGCCGGGGCGGATGGTGCTGGAGCGGCGGGTACAGGTTCAGTAGATACGGGTTCGGCGGTTACTGGCCCAGCAGGTTCTGCTGCAGTAACTATTTCCCGCCCGCTCCGCAGTGATATTGCTGCTTATTTGGAGCTGCATATTGAACAAGGGATCGTGCTGGAACGCTCTGCCCGGCAGATCGGTGTGGTGCAGGCGATCGCCGGCCAGCGGAGGTACCGCGTTACAGTCTCCGGAACAGCCAATCATGCGGGGACTACGCCCATGGGACTTAGACGGGATGCTCTGGCCGGCAGTGCAGAAATGCTGCTCGCCCTGGAACGTTCCGCTGCGGAGGAAGGGGACCCGCTGGTAGCGACAACGGGCCGGCTTGAGGTGTATCCGGGTACACCGAATGTGATTCCGGGAGAGGTGCAATTTACGCTGGATATCCGGCATAGCGATGCCGGGATACTGGAACGCTATTGCCCGCAGGTGCTGGAGGAATTCGCTGCAATTGCCGCAAGGCGCGGCTTGAAGCTGGAGATACAGCCTGTGCTAATGACAACTCCGGCTCCGATGGATAAGGAGCTGTGTGCTGCACTGGAGCAAGTCTGTCTGGAGCAGGGCAAGACATACCTGAGAATGGTCAGCGGGGCCGGGCATGATGCCCAGCTGTTTGCGCCGCTTTGCCCGGCAGCGATGATCTTCGTGCCGAGCCGTGGAGGCATCAGTCATGCTCCTGATGAATATACACCGCCGGAAGAGCTGGCCGCCGGAATGCAAGTGTTAGCGGCGATATTGTATAAATTAGCTTATACAGAGGAAGGCGTAATAGAAGATAGAGGGTGA
- a CDS encoding allantoinase, with protein MKEFYELIIRNGDVVLPGEVRKLDIGVKHGKIAMLGEALGSSRGSRVIDAAGQYVLPGMIDMHVHFNEPAFGHWEGFRSGSASLAAGGCTCYADMPLNGNPPTVNLAALRLKAEAAAGNSAVDYMLWGGLVPGNLEELEELASAGVAGFKAFISNPGGEGEGRFREVDDDTLYQGMVRIAAAGGILALHAESEAVTAALGAAAVREGRSGARDFAASRPPEAELEAVARALLYSERTGCRLHFVHISTAAALELIHEAKERGLDVTAETCPHYLVLNEEDLEELGPLAKCAPPLRSREEQDRLWAALAAGRVDLIASDHSPCPADLKLAPGLSFFEAWGGISGAQSSLELMFHEGVQKRGLPVTQMSALLSALPARRFGLEHRKGSIAEGMDADLVLLDPHAAYTLQAEDLLYRHKHSPYAGMTLSCRVQATICRGKVVYTAAEGLVDGSSGEWIRPGGSAGPVL; from the coding sequence ATGAAGGAATTCTATGAGCTCATTATCAGGAACGGGGATGTTGTACTTCCCGGGGAAGTCCGTAAGCTGGATATCGGCGTGAAGCACGGCAAAATTGCCATGCTCGGCGAAGCGCTTGGCAGTTCACGCGGGAGCAGGGTCATTGATGCAGCCGGACAATATGTGCTGCCCGGAATGATTGACATGCATGTTCATTTCAATGAGCCGGCCTTTGGCCATTGGGAAGGCTTCCGCAGCGGCTCGGCCTCCCTGGCTGCCGGAGGCTGCACCTGCTATGCGGATATGCCGCTTAACGGCAATCCTCCGACGGTGAATCTGGCGGCGCTCCGCTTGAAGGCGGAAGCTGCGGCAGGCAACTCGGCAGTAGATTATATGCTGTGGGGCGGGCTGGTCCCCGGCAATCTGGAGGAGCTGGAGGAGCTGGCATCAGCGGGAGTTGCCGGGTTTAAGGCATTTATCTCGAATCCCGGCGGTGAAGGTGAGGGCCGGTTCCGTGAGGTGGATGACGACACCCTCTATCAGGGCATGGTCCGCATCGCTGCTGCCGGGGGGATCCTGGCTTTGCATGCGGAGAGTGAGGCGGTGACAGCGGCTCTTGGGGCAGCCGCTGTCCGCGAAGGACGCAGCGGTGCGCGCGATTTCGCCGCTTCCCGGCCGCCTGAAGCGGAGCTTGAGGCGGTGGCCCGGGCACTGCTGTACAGTGAGCGCACCGGCTGCCGGCTGCACTTCGTGCATATCAGCACCGCCGCCGCCTTGGAGCTGATTCATGAGGCTAAGGAGCGGGGGCTGGATGTGACGGCAGAGACCTGCCCGCATTATCTGGTGCTGAATGAGGAGGATCTGGAGGAGCTGGGGCCGCTGGCGAAATGTGCTCCGCCGCTGCGCAGCCGCGAAGAACAGGACCGGCTGTGGGCTGCGCTGGCAGCAGGCCGGGTGGATCTCATAGCTTCAGATCATTCCCCTTGTCCGGCGGACTTGAAGCTGGCCCCGGGGCTGTCCTTCTTCGAGGCCTGGGGCGGGATTTCCGGTGCGCAGAGCAGCCTTGAGCTGATGTTCCATGAAGGGGTGCAGAAGCGCGGCCTTCCGGTTACGCAGATGTCCGCCCTGCTGTCGGCGCTGCCGGCCCGGCGGTTCGGGCTGGAGCACCGCAAAGGCTCCATTGCAGAAGGGATGGACGCCGATCTTGTGCTGCTCGATCCGCATGCTGCCTATACGCTGCAGGCGGAGGATCTGCTGTACCGGCATAAGCACAGCCCCTATGCGGGGATGACCTTGTCCTGCCGGGTACAGGCGACAATCTGCCGCGGCAAGGTAGTGTATACTGCCGCTGAAGGGCTTGTTGACGGCAGCAGCGGGGAATGGATCCGGCCCGGCGGATCTGCCGGGCCGGTGCTATGA
- a CDS encoding ABC transporter ATP-binding protein yields MQDHSVEMRGIVKKFGSVTASDQVDFSANAGEIHALLGENGAGKSTVMSMLSGVYRADAGEILIHGKAARIRSPKDAALLGVGMVFQNFRLVQSLTAAENIVLGEKSSFWRGSRWIRNKYEEIEALGEKFGLKFPVDRPIWQLSVGEQQRVEIVKTLYRGADIIILDEPTSVLTPGEAEQLFETLQVMKQAGKTVIMTTHKMKEVMASSDRISVMRKGKMIATLDTAATDELELARLMVGREVTITRQDREETAGEPLLIVKQLDVAADHGRKALDGLSLTVREGEIVGVAGVAGNGQKELAEVLTGLRTWKTGEIIFDGSPVKTASVRGAIDSGISHVPENRMKSGLAGRLGSVDNLLFKSYRSEEHSKFGFLKAAKNRSWSQELVRRFNVKTPELDTPVQQMSGGNQQKLLFAREVSHQPKLMVAVHPTQGLDVGATAGVHELLMELRGSGSGVLLISEDLDELLQLSDRILVIYNGSIIGESDHEHADREQIGLMMAGIREMEGSAV; encoded by the coding sequence ATGCAGGACCATTCGGTTGAAATGCGCGGGATAGTGAAGAAGTTCGGTTCTGTAACGGCCAGCGATCAAGTCGATTTTTCGGCAAATGCGGGTGAAATTCATGCGCTGCTAGGTGAGAACGGAGCAGGGAAAAGCACAGTCATGAGTATGCTCTCAGGTGTGTACCGGGCGGATGCGGGTGAAATTCTCATTCATGGCAAAGCAGCCAGAATCCGTTCTCCGAAAGATGCGGCACTCCTCGGGGTAGGCATGGTATTCCAAAACTTCAGACTGGTGCAAAGCCTCACGGCAGCGGAGAACATCGTGCTTGGCGAAAAGTCGTCTTTCTGGCGTGGCAGCAGGTGGATCAGGAACAAGTACGAGGAAATTGAGGCGCTCGGCGAAAAGTTCGGCCTGAAATTCCCTGTGGACCGGCCGATCTGGCAGCTGTCCGTCGGGGAGCAGCAGCGTGTTGAAATTGTCAAAACGCTATACCGCGGTGCGGATATTATCATTCTCGATGAGCCGACCTCAGTGCTTACGCCGGGTGAAGCCGAGCAGCTGTTTGAAACGCTGCAGGTGATGAAGCAGGCGGGCAAGACGGTCATCATGACCACGCATAAAATGAAGGAAGTCATGGCCTCCTCGGACCGGATTTCTGTCATGCGCAAAGGAAAGATGATTGCTACTCTGGACACGGCAGCGACGGATGAGCTGGAGCTTGCCCGGCTGATGGTGGGCAGAGAGGTTACGATCACCCGCCAGGACCGGGAGGAGACAGCCGGGGAGCCGCTGCTTATCGTGAAGCAGCTGGATGTGGCTGCCGACCACGGGCGCAAGGCGCTGGATGGCCTGTCGCTCACGGTGCGTGAAGGGGAGATTGTAGGTGTCGCCGGGGTGGCCGGTAACGGGCAGAAGGAGCTGGCGGAGGTATTAACGGGCCTTCGGACCTGGAAGACGGGTGAAATCATCTTCGACGGCAGCCCGGTGAAAACAGCCTCGGTAAGAGGCGCGATTGACTCAGGGATCTCGCATGTGCCGGAGAACCGGATGAAGAGCGGCCTGGCCGGGCGCCTGGGTTCAGTTGATAACCTGCTGTTCAAATCCTACCGCAGTGAAGAGCATTCCAAATTCGGCTTCCTGAAGGCCGCGAAGAACCGCTCCTGGTCACAGGAGCTGGTCCGCCGCTTCAACGTCAAGACACCGGAGCTGGATACCCCCGTGCAGCAAATGTCCGGCGGGAATCAGCAGAAGCTGCTCTTCGCCCGTGAGGTCAGTCATCAGCCGAAGCTGATGGTTGCCGTTCATCCGACCCAGGGGCTGGATGTAGGAGCGACGGCAGGTGTTCATGAGCTGCTGATGGAGCTGCGGGGCTCCGGCAGCGGCGTACTGCTGATCTCTGAGGATCTGGATGAGCTGCTGCAGTTATCCGACCGGATTCTGGTCATATATAACGGTTCAATTATAGGTGAAAGCGATCATGAGCATGCAGACCGGGAGCAAATCGGCCTGATGATGGCCGGAATCCGGGAGATGGAGGGAAGCGCCGTATGA
- a CDS encoding ABC transporter permease has product MDFTTQLLIAAISAGTPLLLATLGGILTERAGIIQLGAEGLMLMGAVTTCIVYIRSENLILALLSAVVITALLGMVHSFLCVTLRANQTMSGLAMTLFGSGLSAYLGKSISGIPLPGVSPKLDLGALKSVPVIGDIFGRMDYLTWFSLLLVLVLHLLIHHTSWGLHLRAVGDNPATADVMGIRVQLIRYSYVTAGAALIGLAGADMVLAYAPTWNEGLTAGRGWIAVGLVIFARWNPLRALFCAYFFGALDSLGFRIQLLGSVVPSYFLKMIPYVVTILVLMYLGYRNRNKPSGTPESLGTPYVREQRF; this is encoded by the coding sequence ATGGATTTCACTACACAGTTATTAATAGCAGCCATATCCGCCGGAACCCCGCTGCTCCTGGCTACACTCGGAGGCATTCTGACCGAACGGGCCGGGATTATCCAGCTTGGTGCGGAAGGGCTGATGCTGATGGGGGCGGTGACTACATGTATCGTCTATATCCGCAGCGAGAATCTTATCCTTGCTCTGCTCTCCGCCGTGGTCATTACCGCGCTTCTGGGTATGGTGCATTCCTTCTTATGTGTCACGCTCCGGGCGAACCAGACGATGTCGGGACTGGCGATGACTTTGTTCGGCAGCGGGCTGAGCGCTTATCTCGGCAAGTCAATCAGCGGAATTCCGCTGCCGGGGGTTTCACCCAAGCTGGATCTGGGAGCGCTGAAATCGGTGCCGGTGATCGGGGATATTTTCGGCCGGATGGATTATCTGACCTGGTTCAGCCTGCTGCTCGTTCTTGTGCTGCATCTGCTGATTCACCATACTTCATGGGGCCTGCATCTGCGGGCAGTCGGGGACAATCCGGCTACTGCGGATGTTATGGGTATCCGGGTCCAGCTGATCCGTTACAGCTACGTTACCGCCGGAGCCGCACTCATCGGGCTCGCTGGTGCAGATATGGTGCTGGCCTATGCGCCGACCTGGAATGAGGGCCTTACCGCCGGACGGGGCTGGATCGCTGTGGGGCTCGTTATTTTCGCCCGATGGAATCCGCTGCGGGCACTCTTCTGTGCCTACTTCTTCGGAGCGCTTGATTCACTGGGCTTCCGCATTCAGCTGCTGGGCAGTGTAGTGCCGTCCTATTTCCTCAAAATGATTCCTTATGTTGTAACGATTCTCGTCCTGATGTATCTCGGTTACCGCAACCGCAACAAGCCTTCCGGCACACCGGAATCTCTCGGAACGCCATATGTGCGGGAACAGCGGTTCTGA
- a CDS encoding adenine deaminase C-terminal domain-containing protein, with protein sequence MSYTRKPLADCVPGLVATARGDQPATLVITGGKLVNVCSGEILEGMSVAVQGGRIAYVGKDVSHTIGEGTQVIDAAGKYIAPGLLDGHCHIESTQLTVTEFARAVLPLGTTGGFFDAHEIANVFGLKGIRLMLDEMRGTPLAAYMQVASCVPSAGAEFETTGASIGPEEVAEAYTWGPDVIALGEVMNFPGVVYGDEKMLGEIQATLRAGRYVDGHFTWPADDWRLPVYAAAGVTGDHECVTAEDVIERVRLGMYAKMRRGSAWHDVAKTLTAHTERGLDPRRMMLVTDDRSSESLRDEGHMDFVVRHAISQGLKPVTAFQMATINTAERFGVARDIGSITPGSCADIILLDGNLADVNVVMTIAAGVVVAENGVMTAELNPYTYPDEVLTSVHLAQTPTAEDFVIHAPVDTGVLATRVIKVIENHVETGELILNLPVAASRLQVQDGLCKIAVLERHKATGNKSVGVVQGIGFHEPAAIAMTVAHDSHNVLVIGNDDVLMAEAANAVAEAQGGVAVITSSGTTLFPLAIAGLMSAEPFEIAAAQSAAISKALYEAGCTLNYAFMTLSLLALAVIPALRISDKGLVRISPEEGIQLVPLFVD encoded by the coding sequence ATGAGTTATACAAGAAAGCCGCTCGCGGACTGCGTGCCCGGGCTTGTAGCTACAGCCCGCGGTGATCAGCCCGCTACACTGGTGATAACAGGCGGCAAGCTGGTTAATGTATGTTCCGGAGAGATTCTTGAAGGCATGTCTGTTGCTGTACAGGGGGGCCGCATCGCCTATGTCGGCAAAGATGTATCGCATACGATTGGAGAAGGGACACAGGTCATTGATGCGGCGGGCAAATATATCGCGCCCGGTCTGCTCGACGGGCATTGCCATATTGAGAGCACGCAGCTCACTGTGACTGAATTTGCCCGGGCGGTGCTGCCGCTGGGAACCACCGGCGGTTTCTTTGATGCCCATGAAATTGCCAATGTGTTCGGACTGAAGGGGATACGGCTGATGCTGGATGAGATGCGCGGAACGCCGCTGGCCGCATACATGCAGGTCGCTTCCTGCGTACCCTCGGCAGGGGCAGAATTTGAAACGACCGGCGCATCCATCGGTCCGGAGGAAGTGGCAGAGGCATACACCTGGGGGCCGGATGTTATTGCCCTGGGTGAGGTGATGAATTTCCCCGGCGTAGTCTACGGTGATGAGAAGATGCTTGGGGAGATTCAGGCGACACTGCGCGCGGGGCGTTATGTTGACGGGCATTTTACCTGGCCTGCGGATGACTGGAGACTTCCGGTCTATGCTGCGGCAGGGGTAACGGGTGATCATGAGTGTGTGACGGCGGAGGATGTTATTGAACGCGTCCGGCTCGGAATGTATGCCAAAATGCGCCGCGGCTCCGCCTGGCATGATGTGGCGAAGACGTTAACTGCCCATACAGAGCGCGGGCTTGATCCGCGGCGGATGATGCTGGTGACCGATGACCGCAGCTCGGAATCGCTGCGGGATGAAGGGCATATGGATTTTGTTGTACGCCATGCCATCTCCCAGGGACTGAAGCCGGTCACCGCTTTCCAGATGGCGACGATCAATACCGCCGAACGGTTCGGGGTAGCCCGTGATATCGGCTCCATTACACCGGGCTCTTGCGCCGATATTATTCTGCTGGACGGAAATCTGGCTGATGTGAATGTTGTAATGACGATTGCGGCTGGTGTGGTCGTAGCGGAGAACGGGGTTATGACTGCTGAGCTGAATCCCTACACCTACCCGGATGAAGTATTAACTTCTGTACATCTGGCGCAGACGCCGACAGCCGAGGACTTCGTAATCCACGCGCCGGTTGACACAGGAGTTCTGGCAACACGGGTCATCAAAGTCATTGAGAATCATGTGGAGACCGGGGAGCTGATTCTCAATCTGCCGGTAGCCGCCTCCAGGCTGCAGGTTCAGGACGGCCTCTGCAAAATCGCCGTACTGGAGCGGCATAAAGCAACCGGCAATAAATCCGTAGGTGTGGTGCAGGGCATCGGCTTCCATGAGCCGGCGGCGATCGCCATGACGGTCGCCCATGACAGCCATAACGTGCTGGTCATCGGCAACGACGATGTTCTTATGGCGGAAGCGGCTAATGCGGTGGCGGAGGCACAGGGCGGTGTCGCTGTGATTACGTCTTCGGGAACGACCTTGTTCCCGCTAGCCATTGCCGGACTTATGTCGGCAGAGCCGTTCGAGATTGCTGCCGCCCAGTCTGCTGCCATCAGCAAAGCACTGTATGAAGCAGGCTGCACGCTGAACTACGCTTTTATGACGCTGTCTCTGCTGGCCCTGGCGGTCATTCCCGCATTGCGGATCTCGGACAAAGGGCTGGTGCGCATATCGCCCGAAGAGGGCATTCAGCTGGTGCCCCTGTTCGTGGACTGA
- the uraH gene encoding hydroxyisourate hydrolase codes for MSGRLTTHVLDLAQGKPAAGMPLQLWRLGGGAPVLLREAVTNSDGRLDAPLLAGEELLAGTYELLFMAGDYFRECRSAAGEAAAVTAAANRAGGLFLEHIPIRFSILDPAEHYHVPLLVAPGGYSTYRGS; via the coding sequence ATGAGCGGGCGGCTGACTACGCATGTACTGGACCTGGCGCAAGGAAAACCTGCTGCCGGTATGCCGCTTCAGCTGTGGAGGTTAGGCGGCGGGGCGCCTGTGCTGCTGCGCGAGGCGGTTACGAACAGTGACGGCAGGCTGGATGCTCCGCTGCTGGCTGGAGAAGAGCTGCTGGCCGGCACCTATGAGCTGCTGTTCATGGCCGGCGATTATTTCAGAGAGTGCCGGAGTGCTGCAGGTGAGGCGGCAGCTGTGACAGCAGCGGCAAATCGGGCCGGGGGGTTGTTCCTTGAGCATATCCCGATCCGCTTCAGCATTCTGGACCCGGCAGAACATTATCATGTACCGCTGCTGGTTGCACCCGGAGGTTACAGCACCTACCGCGGCAGCTAG
- a CDS encoding alanine--glyoxylate aminotransferase family protein, whose protein sequence is MKRYEDLSPSLRCVMTPGPVEVDPRVLRAMSFPVLGQFDPEFTDIMNETMEMLRGLFATTNKWAYPVDGTSRSGIEAVMVSLIAPGDRVLIPVFGRFGHLLHEIAERCGAEVFTIEQSWGSVFPPEEVIAAIHSIKPDVVAMVHGETSTGRVQPLEGIGRVCREYDALLIVDAVATIGGVPVETDAWMLDAVIGGTQKCLSVPSGMAPVTYNERAEAKLLKRKQVERGLRTGEAIAGELPFVRSNYFDLGMLQDYWSPQRLNHHTEMTSMLYALREGLRLVLEEGLEARHDRHRLHEQALVAGLTAMGLELYGDPDSKLTVVTCVLIPEGIDGESVRSMLLNRFGIEIASSFGPLKGLIWRIGTMGFSCRENNVLRLLGALEAVLLRHGCVLTAGHGVQAALDVYEAEVR, encoded by the coding sequence ATGAAGCGGTATGAAGATTTGTCGCCATCCTTGCGGTGTGTTATGACCCCGGGACCGGTGGAAGTCGATCCGCGTGTGCTGCGGGCGATGTCTTTTCCGGTGCTGGGACAATTTGATCCTGAATTCACGGATATAATGAACGAAACTATGGAGATGCTGCGGGGACTGTTTGCGACAACCAATAAGTGGGCTTATCCGGTGGACGGAACCTCGCGTTCGGGTATTGAAGCGGTAATGGTCAGTCTGATTGCACCGGGAGACCGGGTACTGATACCGGTCTTTGGCCGGTTTGGCCATCTGCTGCATGAGATTGCTGAACGCTGCGGTGCGGAGGTTTTCACTATCGAGCAGAGCTGGGGCAGTGTTTTTCCGCCGGAAGAGGTAATTGCAGCCATCCATAGCATTAAACCGGATGTTGTGGCAATGGTCCACGGGGAAACCTCCACCGGCCGGGTGCAGCCGCTGGAGGGAATCGGCCGGGTTTGCCGGGAGTACGATGCCCTGCTGATAGTAGACGCAGTGGCAACCATCGGCGGAGTGCCGGTTGAGACGGATGCCTGGATGCTGGATGCAGTGATCGGCGGGACGCAGAAATGTCTCTCGGTCCCTTCGGGTATGGCTCCGGTTACGTATAATGAACGGGCTGAAGCGAAGCTGCTGAAGCGCAAACAGGTAGAGCGCGGGCTGAGAACCGGCGAGGCTATAGCAGGTGAGCTCCCGTTTGTCCGGAGCAACTACTTTGACCTTGGCATGCTACAGGATTACTGGAGCCCGCAGCGGCTGAATCATCATACGGAGATGACTTCGATGCTCTATGCATTGCGGGAGGGGCTGCGGCTTGTATTGGAGGAGGGACTGGAGGCCCGGCACGACCGGCACCGGCTGCACGAGCAGGCTCTCGTAGCAGGCCTGACTGCGATGGGACTGGAATTATACGGCGATCCGGACAGCAAGCTGACGGTGGTAACCTGCGTGCTGATACCGGAAGGAATAGACGGGGAATCCGTCCGCTCCATGCTCTTGAACCGCTTCGGAATTGAGATTGCCAGCTCCTTCGGCCCGCTGAAGGGCTTGATCTGGCGCATCGGCACGATGGGCTTCAGCTGCCGGGAGAACAATGTGCTGCGCCTGCTTGGAGCGCTGGAGGCTGTGCTGCTGCGTCACGGATGTGTGCTTACTGCCGGCCATGGCGTACAGGCAGCACTTGACGTATACGAGGCAGAAGTAAGATAA